In Pseudomonas sp. R76, one genomic interval encodes:
- a CDS encoding phosphoglycerate kinase has product MTVLKMTDLDLQGKRVLIREDLNVPVKDGVVTSDARILASLPTIKLALEKGAAVMVCSHLGRPTEGEFSAENSLKPVAEYLSKALGRDVPLVADYLGGVDVKAGDIVLFENVRFNKGEKKNSDELAQQYAALCDVFVMDAFGTAHRAEGSTHGVAKFAKVAAAGPLLAAELDALGKALGAPAQPMAAIVAGSKVSTKLDVLNSLSQICNQLIVGGGIANTFLAAAGHPVGKSLYEPDLLDTARAIAAKVSVPLPVDVVVAKEFAESAEATVKLIADVAADDMILDIGPQTAANFAELLKSSKTILWNGPVGVFEFDQFGNGTKVLTHAIAESSAFSIAGGGDTLAAIDKYGVADQISYISTGGGAFLEFVEGKVLPAVEVLETRAKG; this is encoded by the coding sequence ATGACCGTGTTGAAGATGACCGACCTCGATCTGCAAGGTAAGCGCGTGCTGATCCGCGAAGACCTCAACGTCCCAGTCAAGGACGGTGTTGTCACCAGCGATGCGCGAATCCTGGCTTCGCTGCCGACCATCAAGCTGGCCCTGGAAAAAGGTGCGGCCGTGATGGTCTGCTCCCACCTGGGTCGCCCGACCGAAGGTGAGTTCTCCGCCGAAAACAGCCTCAAGCCTGTAGCCGAATACCTCAGCAAAGCCCTGGGCCGTGACGTGCCGCTGGTGGCTGACTACCTGGGCGGCGTTGACGTGAAGGCCGGCGACATCGTGTTGTTCGAAAACGTGCGCTTCAACAAAGGCGAGAAAAAGAACAGCGACGAGTTGGCCCAGCAATACGCGGCCCTGTGCGATGTGTTCGTGATGGACGCTTTCGGTACTGCGCACCGCGCCGAAGGTTCGACCCACGGCGTGGCCAAGTTCGCCAAAGTCGCCGCAGCCGGCCCATTGCTGGCCGCTGAATTGGACGCACTGGGCAAGGCCCTGGGCGCTCCGGCCCAACCAATGGCTGCCATCGTTGCCGGCTCCAAGGTTTCCACCAAGCTGGACGTGCTCAACAGCCTCAGCCAGATCTGCAACCAGCTGATCGTCGGCGGCGGCATTGCCAACACTTTCCTGGCCGCAGCCGGGCACCCAGTGGGCAAGTCGCTGTACGAGCCGGACCTGCTCGACACCGCCCGCGCCATCGCTGCCAAAGTCAGCGTGCCGCTGCCGGTGGATGTGGTGGTTGCCAAGGAATTCGCTGAAAGCGCCGAAGCCACCGTCAAGCTCATCGCTGATGTGGCGGCTGACGACATGATCCTGGACATCGGCCCGCAAACCGCAGCCAACTTCGCCGAGCTGCTGAAGTCGTCCAAGACCATTCTGTGGAACGGCCCGGTTGGCGTGTTCGAGTTCGACCAGTTCGGCAACGGCACCAAAGTACTGACCCACGCCATCGCTGAAAGCTCGGCATTCTCCATCGCCGGCGGTGGCGATACCTTGGCGGCCATCGATAAATATGGCGTTGCTGACCAGATCTCCTACATTTCTACCGGTGGCGGCGCATTCCTCGAATTCGTCGAGGGCAAAGTGCTGCCGGCCGTTGAAGTGCTGGAAACCCGAGCCAAAGGCTAA
- a CDS encoding MliC family protein — protein MKGVFALAALALLAGCSSMNMFNKAEPADKWTTWTCDSKAEVNWRFANQARSEVDVRLGGSDQVYRLKQDVAASGVLYSNDQLAFHQKGEEGLIYWVATDDLIGRGCKAQ, from the coding sequence ATGAAAGGCGTTTTCGCCCTGGCAGCCCTGGCTCTATTGGCCGGTTGCAGCAGCATGAACATGTTCAACAAGGCAGAGCCTGCCGACAAGTGGACCACCTGGACCTGCGACAGCAAGGCCGAGGTCAACTGGCGCTTTGCCAACCAGGCCCGCTCCGAAGTAGATGTACGCCTCGGCGGTTCGGACCAGGTTTATCGCCTTAAACAGGACGTCGCTGCCTCGGGCGTGCTGTACAGCAATGACCAGCTGGCGTTTCATCAAAAAGGTGAGGAAGGCCTGATCTACTGGGTAGCCACCGATGATTTGATCGGGCGAGGCTGCAAAGCCCAGTAA
- a CDS encoding helix-turn-helix transcriptional regulator, whose product MGDILLITNPPSFGERLKQLRRAKKFSQQQLAEKARCSRKTIIDLEAGENVAMYTVFRVISALGMALEVVDRRIDLKSLAELVEHDE is encoded by the coding sequence ATGGGTGACATTTTGCTGATCACCAATCCCCCTTCATTTGGCGAGCGGCTCAAACAGCTGCGCCGAGCCAAGAAATTTAGCCAGCAACAGCTCGCGGAAAAAGCTCGATGCAGTCGCAAGACGATCATTGATCTTGAGGCGGGGGAAAACGTCGCTATGTATACCGTCTTCAGGGTTATCAGCGCCCTTGGCATGGCGCTGGAAGTCGTTGACCGGCGAATCGACCTTAAATCCCTTGCCGAACTGGTCGAGCACGATGAGTAA
- a CDS encoding ArsR/SmtB family transcription factor translates to MNLSAPTLRPDDGDELAALCKAAGDPLRLNVLRALSNDSFGVLELAQIFAIGQSGMSHHLKVLSQADLVATRREGNAIFYRRALPHTELLGGKLHAALLEEVDGLGLPSDVQSRIAQVHGQRAAASQDFFSRVAEKFRAQQDLIAGLPQYRESVLALLDKLVFSDEATALEVGPGDGGFLPELARRFAQVTALDNSPAMLELARQLCEREALSNVSLQLADALNDTNLRADCVVLNMVLHHFAAPADALKQMANLLQPGGSLLVTDLCSHNQSWAKEACGDLWLGFEQDDLARWATAAGLVPGESLYVGLRNGFQIQVRHFQRPAGDTHHR, encoded by the coding sequence ATGAACCTATCTGCGCCCACCTTGCGTCCCGACGACGGCGATGAACTGGCAGCCTTGTGCAAGGCCGCGGGTGATCCGTTGCGCCTGAACGTATTACGCGCGCTGTCCAACGATTCTTTCGGCGTGCTGGAGCTGGCGCAAATCTTCGCCATCGGCCAGTCCGGCATGAGCCACCACCTCAAGGTCCTGTCCCAGGCCGACCTGGTAGCCACACGCCGTGAAGGCAACGCGATTTTTTACCGCCGCGCCCTGCCCCACACCGAGTTGCTTGGCGGCAAGCTGCACGCCGCGCTGCTTGAAGAGGTGGACGGTTTGGGGTTGCCCAGCGATGTGCAGTCGCGCATCGCCCAGGTCCACGGGCAACGCGCTGCGGCCAGCCAGGACTTTTTCTCACGGGTTGCCGAGAAGTTTCGCGCCCAACAGGACCTGATCGCCGGCTTGCCCCAATACCGCGAAAGCGTACTGGCGCTGTTGGACAAGCTGGTCTTCAGTGATGAGGCGACGGCGTTGGAAGTCGGCCCTGGCGACGGCGGTTTCCTGCCGGAACTGGCGCGCCGCTTTGCCCAGGTCACGGCGCTGGACAACAGCCCGGCGATGCTTGAATTGGCGCGCCAGCTCTGCGAGCGCGAAGCGTTGAGCAACGTCAGCCTGCAGCTGGCCGACGCGTTGAATGACACAAACCTGCGGGCCGACTGCGTGGTGCTGAACATGGTCTTGCACCATTTTGCCGCCCCCGCCGACGCCCTCAAGCAGATGGCAAATTTGCTGCAACCCGGCGGTAGCCTGCTGGTCACAGATTTATGCAGCCACAACCAGAGTTGGGCCAAGGAGGCCTGCGGTGATCTCTGGCTGGGGTTTGAACAGGACGATCTGGCCCGTTGGGCCACCGCTGCGGGACTCGTTCCCGGGGAAAGCCTCTATGTAGGTTTACGTAATGGTTTCCAGATTCAGGTCCGCCATTTTCAGCGGCCGGCTGGCGACACTCACCATCGGTAA
- the tkt gene encoding transketolase — protein MPSRRERANAIRALSMDAVQKANSGHPGAPMGMADIAEVLWRDYLKHNPSNPSFADRDRFVLSNGHGSMLIYSLLHLTGYDVTIDDLKSFRQLHSRTPGHPEFGYTPGVETTTGPLGQGLANAVGFALAEKVLGAQFNRPGHNIVDHHTYVFLGDGCMMEGISHEVASLAGTLGLGKLIAFYDDNGISIDGEVEGWFTDDTPKRFEAYNWQVIRNVDGHDPEEIKTAIDTARKSEQPTLICCKTTIGFGSPNKQGKEDCHGAPLGDAEIALTREALKWNHGPFEIPADIYAEWSAKEKGLATEAEWDQRFAAYSAEFPALANELVRRLAGDLPADFSEKASAYIAEVAAKGETIASRKASQNTLNAFGPLLPEILGGSADLAGSNLTLWKGCKGVSAEDASGNYMYYGVREFGMSAIMNGVSLHGGLVPYGATFLMFMEYARNAVRMAALMKKRVIHVYTHDSIGLGEDGPTHQPVEQLTSLRTTPNLDCWRPADAVESAVAWKHAIERKDGPSALIFSRQNLQHQVRTDAQIADISRGGYVLKDCIGEPELILISTGSEVGLTVQAYDKLTAQGRNVRVVSMPCTSVFEAQDAGYKQSVLPLQVSARIAIEAAHADYWYKYVGLEGRVIGMTTYGESAPAPALFEEFGFTLENILGQAEELLED, from the coding sequence ATGCCCAGCCGTCGTGAGCGTGCCAACGCCATTCGTGCCCTCAGCATGGATGCCGTGCAAAAAGCCAACAGCGGCCATCCCGGTGCCCCGATGGGCATGGCGGATATCGCCGAGGTACTTTGGCGTGACTACCTGAAGCACAACCCAAGCAACCCGTCGTTCGCCGACCGTGACCGCTTCGTGCTGTCCAACGGCCACGGCTCGATGCTGATCTACTCGCTGCTGCACCTGACCGGCTACGACGTCACCATTGATGACCTCAAGAGCTTCCGCCAGCTGCACAGCCGCACGCCGGGCCACCCTGAATTCGGCTACACCCCAGGCGTCGAGACCACCACCGGTCCCCTGGGCCAAGGCCTGGCCAACGCTGTCGGCTTCGCGCTGGCTGAAAAAGTGCTGGGCGCGCAGTTCAACCGTCCTGGCCACAACATCGTCGATCACCACACCTACGTGTTCCTGGGTGATGGCTGCATGATGGAAGGCATTTCCCACGAAGTCGCTTCCCTGGCCGGTACTCTGGGCCTGGGCAAGCTGATTGCCTTCTACGATGACAACGGCATCTCCATCGACGGCGAAGTCGAAGGCTGGTTCACCGACGACACCCCCAAGCGTTTTGAAGCCTACAACTGGCAAGTCATCCGCAACGTCGACGGCCACGATCCGGAAGAGATCAAGACCGCCATCGACACCGCCCGCAAGAGCGAGCAGCCGACCCTGATCTGCTGCAAGACCACCATCGGTTTCGGCTCGCCGAACAAGCAAGGTAAAGAAGACTGCCACGGCGCCCCATTGGGTGACGCGGAAATCGCCTTGACCCGCGAAGCGCTGAAGTGGAACCACGGCCCGTTCGAAATCCCTGCCGACATCTACGCCGAGTGGAGCGCCAAGGAAAAAGGCCTGGCGACCGAAGCCGAGTGGGACCAGCGTTTCGCTGCCTACTCCGCCGAATTCCCTGCGCTTGCCAACGAGCTGGTACGCCGCCTGGCCGGTGACCTGCCTGCCGACTTCTCGGAAAAAGCCTCGGCCTACATCGCCGAAGTCGCGGCCAAGGGCGAGACCATCGCCAGCCGTAAAGCCAGCCAGAACACCCTGAACGCCTTCGGCCCGTTGCTGCCGGAAATACTCGGCGGTTCGGCTGACCTGGCAGGTTCCAACCTGACTCTGTGGAAAGGTTGCAAAGGTGTCTCGGCTGAAGACGCCAGCGGCAACTACATGTACTACGGCGTGCGCGAGTTCGGCATGAGCGCCATCATGAACGGCGTGTCCCTGCACGGCGGCCTGGTGCCTTACGGCGCGACCTTCCTGATGTTCATGGAATACGCCCGTAACGCGGTACGCATGGCCGCGCTGATGAAGAAGCGCGTGATTCATGTGTACACCCACGACTCCATCGGCCTGGGCGAAGACGGCCCGACGCACCAGCCGGTCGAGCAACTGACCAGCCTGCGTACCACGCCGAACCTGGATTGCTGGCGCCCAGCCGACGCGGTCGAATCCGCAGTGGCCTGGAAGCACGCCATCGAGCGTAAGGACGGCCCTTCGGCGCTGATCTTCTCGCGTCAGAACCTGCAGCACCAAGTGCGTACCGACGCGCAGATCGCCGACATCAGCCGTGGCGGTTATGTGCTGAAAGACTGCATTGGCGAGCCGGAGCTGATCCTGATCTCCACCGGTTCCGAAGTGGGCCTGACTGTTCAGGCGTACGACAAGCTGACCGCCCAAGGCCGCAACGTACGTGTTGTGTCCATGCCGTGCACCAGCGTGTTCGAAGCCCAGGACGCCGGCTACAAGCAATCGGTGCTGCCTTTGCAGGTCAGCGCGCGTATCGCCATCGAGGCGGCTCACGCCGACTACTGGTACAAGTACGTGGGCCTGGAAGGCCGCGTGATCGGCATGACCACCTACGGTGAGTCGGCGCCGGCGCCAGCGTTGTTCGAAGAGTTCGGTTTCACCCTGGAAAACATCCTGGGTCAGGCTGAAGAGCTGCTGGAAGACTAA
- a CDS encoding polysaccharide lyase family 7 protein encodes MIDLSTWNLSIPVGSPPATIDTPKLLSGFKDQYFQAEGSNVQFWTPVTGTRTENAVYPRSELRETYADGRLRNWTYTDADNFLRATLAVNQVPSSGKVVIGQIHAYDSQKPLIKLEYQFKEKTQTGNIVAKVRMRPDEDEGRVIIVASNVPLEKSFTYVINLNKAGLLSVEAADGQWNERIGAAWGAKPLYFKAGAYVQDNSGNSKEGARVTFAKLDIDHE; translated from the coding sequence ATGATCGACCTTTCCACCTGGAACCTGAGCATTCCGGTCGGCTCGCCGCCCGCGACCATCGACACGCCGAAACTGCTTAGCGGCTTCAAGGACCAATATTTCCAGGCCGAAGGCAGCAACGTGCAATTCTGGACACCGGTGACCGGCACGCGCACCGAAAACGCCGTCTACCCGCGCAGCGAATTGCGCGAAACCTACGCCGATGGGCGTTTGCGCAACTGGACCTATACCGACGCCGACAACTTTTTGCGTGCCACGCTGGCCGTTAACCAAGTGCCCTCCAGCGGCAAAGTGGTCATCGGCCAGATTCACGCCTATGACAGCCAGAAACCGCTGATCAAACTCGAGTACCAATTCAAGGAAAAGACCCAGACCGGCAACATCGTCGCCAAAGTGCGCATGCGCCCGGATGAAGATGAAGGCCGCGTGATTATCGTCGCCTCCAATGTGCCGCTGGAGAAGAGCTTTACGTACGTGATCAACCTCAACAAGGCCGGATTGCTGAGCGTCGAGGCGGCTGACGGGCAGTGGAATGAGCGCATTGGTGCCGCGTGGGGCGCCAAGCCTTTGTACTTCAAGGCGGGGGCGTATGTGCAGGACAACAGTGGCAATAGCAAGGAAGGCGCGCGGGTGACGTTTGCGAAGTTGGATATTGATCACGAGTAA
- the metK gene encoding methionine adenosyltransferase, which produces MSEYSLFTSESVSEGHPDKIADQISDAVLDAIIAEDKFARVACETLVKTGVAIIAGEVTTTAWVDLEQIVRDVITKIGYNSSDVGFDGATCGVMNIIGKQSPDINQGVDRAKPEDQGAGDQGLMFGYASNETDVLMPAPITFSHQLVQRQAEARKSGALPWLRPDAKSQVTCRYEGGKVVGIDAVVLSTQHNPDVSYADLREGVMELIVKHVLPAELLTKDTQFHINPTGQFIIGGPVGDCGLTGRKIIVDSYGGMARHGGGAFSGKDPSKVDRSAAYAGRYVAKNIVAAGLAERCEIQVSYAIGVAQPTSISLNTFGTGKISDDKIVKLVREIFDLRPYAITTMLDLLHPMYQETAAYGHFGRTPAQKTVGNDTFTTFTWEKTDRANDLRTAAGL; this is translated from the coding sequence ATGAGCGAATACTCCCTTTTCACCTCCGAGTCCGTGTCTGAAGGGCATCCGGACAAAATCGCCGACCAGATTTCTGATGCGGTGCTGGACGCCATCATTGCTGAAGACAAGTTCGCCCGTGTGGCGTGCGAGACTCTGGTGAAAACGGGCGTGGCGATCATCGCCGGCGAAGTGACCACCACGGCCTGGGTCGACCTGGAACAGATCGTCCGCGACGTGATCACCAAGATTGGCTACAACAGCTCCGACGTCGGCTTCGACGGCGCGACCTGCGGCGTGATGAACATCATCGGCAAGCAGTCGCCCGACATCAACCAAGGTGTAGACCGTGCCAAGCCTGAAGATCAGGGCGCCGGCGACCAAGGCCTGATGTTCGGCTATGCCAGCAACGAAACCGACGTGCTGATGCCGGCACCGATCACCTTCTCGCACCAACTGGTGCAGCGTCAGGCCGAAGCGCGTAAATCGGGGGCCTTGCCATGGCTGCGCCCGGACGCCAAGTCCCAGGTGACCTGCCGCTACGAAGGCGGCAAAGTCGTCGGTATCGACGCCGTCGTGCTGTCGACCCAGCACAACCCGGATGTGTCCTACGCCGACCTGCGCGAAGGCGTGATGGAGCTGATCGTCAAGCACGTGCTGCCTGCCGAACTGCTGACCAAGGACACCCAGTTCCACATCAACCCGACCGGCCAGTTCATCATCGGCGGCCCGGTGGGCGACTGCGGCCTGACCGGTCGCAAGATCATCGTCGACAGCTACGGCGGCATGGCCCGTCACGGCGGTGGCGCGTTCTCCGGCAAAGACCCGTCCAAGGTTGACCGCTCGGCGGCCTACGCCGGTCGTTACGTGGCCAAGAACATCGTCGCGGCCGGCCTGGCCGAGCGTTGCGAAATCCAGGTGTCCTACGCTATCGGCGTGGCCCAGCCTACGTCGATCTCGCTGAATACCTTCGGTACCGGCAAGATCAGCGATGACAAGATCGTCAAGCTGGTGCGTGAGATCTTCGACCTGCGCCCTTACGCGATCACCACCATGCTCGACCTGCTGCACCCGATGTACCAGGAAACCGCAGCCTACGGCCACTTCGGTCGTACCCCTGCACAGAAGACCGTCGGTAACGACACCTTCACCACGTTCACCTGGGAAAAAACCGACCGCGCCAACGACCTGCGCACTGCTGCCGGCCTGTAA
- the fba gene encoding class II fructose-bisphosphate aldolase (catalyzes the reversible aldol condensation of dihydroxyacetonephosphate and glyceraldehyde 3-phosphate in the Calvin cycle, glycolysis, and/or gluconeogenesis), whose product MALISMRQMLDHAAEFGYGVPAFNVNNLEQMRAIMEAADKTDSPVIVQASAGARKYAGAPFLRHLILAAIEEFPHIPVCMHQDHGTSPDVCQRSIQLGFSSVMMDGSLGEDGKTPTDYEYNVRVTQQTVAMAHACGVSVEGELGCLGSLETGMAGEEDGIGAEGVLDHSQMLTDPEEAADFVKKTQVDALAIAIGTSHGAYKFTKPPTGDVLAIDRIKEIHKRIPNTHLVMHGSSSVPQEWLAIINQYGGDIKETYGVPVEEIVEGIKYGVRKVNIDTDLRLASTGAMRRLMATNPSEFDPRKFFGATVTAMRDVCIARYEAFGTAGNASKIKPISLEAMYQRYLKGELNAKVN is encoded by the coding sequence ATGGCACTTATCAGCATGCGTCAAATGCTGGACCACGCAGCCGAGTTCGGCTACGGCGTCCCAGCCTTTAACGTCAACAACCTTGAGCAGATGCGCGCCATCATGGAAGCCGCTGACAAGACCGACTCCCCAGTGATCGTCCAGGCTTCGGCCGGTGCCCGCAAATACGCCGGCGCGCCATTCCTGCGTCACCTGATCCTCGCTGCGATCGAAGAATTCCCGCACATCCCGGTGTGCATGCACCAGGACCACGGCACCAGCCCTGACGTGTGCCAGCGCTCCATCCAACTGGGCTTCAGCTCGGTGATGATGGACGGCTCCCTCGGCGAAGACGGCAAGACCCCAACCGACTACGAATACAACGTACGCGTGACCCAACAAACCGTGGCCATGGCTCACGCCTGCGGCGTTTCGGTTGAAGGCGAGCTGGGCTGCCTGGGTTCGCTGGAAACCGGTATGGCCGGCGAAGAAGACGGCATCGGCGCCGAAGGCGTGCTGGATCACAGCCAAATGCTGACCGACCCGGAAGAAGCCGCCGACTTCGTCAAGAAGACCCAAGTTGACGCCCTGGCCATCGCCATCGGCACCAGCCACGGCGCCTACAAGTTCACCAAGCCGCCTACCGGCGACGTGCTGGCCATCGACCGCATCAAGGAAATCCACAAACGCATCCCGAACACCCACCTGGTGATGCACGGTTCTTCCTCGGTGCCACAAGAGTGGCTGGCGATCATCAACCAATACGGCGGCGACATCAAAGAAACCTACGGCGTGCCGGTTGAAGAAATCGTCGAAGGCATCAAGTACGGCGTGCGCAAGGTCAACATCGACACCGACCTGCGTTTGGCATCCACCGGCGCCATGCGTCGCCTGATGGCCACCAACCCGAGCGAATTTGACCCGCGTAAATTCTTCGGCGCCACCGTAACCGCCATGCGTGACGTGTGCATCGCACGTTACGAAGCCTTTGGTACTGCCGGTAATGCTTCGAAGATCAAGCCGATCTCGTTGGAAGCGATGTATCAGCGTTACCTGAAAGGCGAGTTGAACGCTAAGGTGAACTGA
- a CDS encoding fructose-bisphosphate aldolase produces MTQQLPPRRFTPCTETATDYPVLLIDSDAPLLDLHACLRERLNAALEHLNLIACSSLPDFAERDLNNIANTARILVQDVSDVFRVIEHRGFDKPDAA; encoded by the coding sequence ATGACCCAACAACTACCACCCCGCCGCTTCACCCCATGCACCGAAACCGCCACCGATTACCCCGTGCTATTAATCGACAGCGACGCCCCACTGCTCGACCTCCACGCCTGCCTGCGCGAACGCCTAAACGCAGCCCTTGAACACCTCAACCTGATCGCCTGCTCCAGCTTGCCGGACTTCGCCGAGCGCGACTTGAATAACATAGCCAACACCGCGCGCATTCTGGTGCAGGACGTGAGCGATGTGTTTCGTGTCATCGAACACCGTGGTTTCGATAAGCCTGACGCTGCCTGA
- the epd gene encoding erythrose-4-phosphate dehydrogenase, translating into MPQPRPYKVALNGYGRIGRCVLRALFERGAAAGFEIVAINDLADMASIEYLTRFDSTHGRFPGEVRVEGDCLHINGNCVQVLRSATPEGIDWKALGVDLVLECSGVYHTRADGQRFLDAGAPRVLFSQPMASEADVDATIVYGINQDCLTGNELLVSNASCTTNCSVPLLRLLDQAIGLDYVSITTIHSAMNDQPVIDAYHHEDLRRTRSAFQSVIPVSTGLARGIERLLPELAGRIQAKAVRVPTVNVSCLDITMQTVSDTDATEVNRILRDAATSGPLKGLLAYTELPHASCDFNHDPHSAIVDASQTRVSGPRLVNILAWFDNEWGFANRMLDVAEHYLHIASKQPQQ; encoded by the coding sequence ATGCCCCAACCGCGTCCCTACAAAGTTGCACTCAACGGCTACGGCCGCATTGGTCGTTGCGTCTTGCGTGCTCTGTTCGAGCGAGGGGCGGCGGCCGGGTTTGAAATTGTCGCGATCAATGATTTGGCCGATATGGCCAGCATCGAATACCTGACACGCTTTGACTCCACCCACGGCCGCTTCCCTGGCGAAGTGCGGGTCGAAGGCGACTGTCTGCATATCAATGGCAACTGCGTGCAGGTCTTGCGCAGTGCCACCCCCGAGGGCATCGACTGGAAAGCATTGGGCGTCGACCTGGTGCTGGAATGTTCGGGTGTCTACCACACCCGTGCCGATGGCCAGCGTTTTCTCGACGCCGGCGCGCCGCGTGTGCTGTTTTCCCAGCCGATGGCCAGCGAGGCGGATGTCGACGCCACCATCGTCTACGGCATCAACCAGGACTGCCTGACCGGCAACGAGCTGCTGGTGTCCAACGCGTCCTGCACCACCAACTGCAGCGTGCCGCTGTTGCGCCTGCTGGATCAGGCGATTGGCCTGGATTACGTGTCGATCACCACGATTCACTCGGCGATGAACGACCAGCCGGTGATCGACGCCTATCACCATGAAGACCTGCGCCGCACCCGCTCGGCGTTCCAGTCGGTGATTCCGGTGTCTACCGGCCTGGCGCGTGGCATCGAAAGATTGTTACCGGAACTTGCCGGGCGAATTCAGGCCAAAGCCGTACGGGTACCGACGGTGAACGTGTCCTGCCTGGACATCACCATGCAAACCGTCAGCGACACCGATGCCACTGAGGTCAACCGGATATTGCGCGACGCCGCCACCAGCGGCCCGCTCAAGGGCCTTTTGGCCTACACCGAGTTGCCGCACGCCAGTTGTGATTTCAACCATGACCCGCATTCGGCGATTGTCGATGCCAGCCAGACCCGCGTTTCCGGCCCACGGCTGGTGAACATCCTGGCTTGGTTCGACAACGAATGGGGGTTTGCCAACCGAATGCTGGATGTTGCGGAACATTATCTGCACATCGCCTCTAAACAACCTCAACAGTAA
- a CDS encoding type II toxin-antitoxin system HipA family toxin produces MSKIKLLNITTPQGMAGELSRGSQFSFAYASAQASREVSLVIPYDPTPVVSNVLHPIFDMNVPEGFLADQIKRRMAKHMQVDEMRLLSIIGGNQIGRLSYENPIEASAPVKAQVGLQEILSADTSQGVFDFLVETYFESGISGVQPKVLVPDLDKLTGHRKTMLSSDLIVKSGADEYAHLAQNEFLCLEAARLAGLETPRFWLSERGDLFVMERFDLTESGRLGFEDMAVLLGLNKDPHDNYKYSQSYETLAAVINEVCRHGDVLRELERFFSYVCLSVMVRNGDAHLKNFGVLYTHPGAPETVQLAPVFDVTTTTVYENYNPKSGQSLVDRTLAIKMNKVKAYPDRQQLIEFGRKHCGVANPGMIIERISDAMSEALRAHQVRIDVELFTTMQKEWDAGRTMALHDSVASGMRRKPVVTRAP; encoded by the coding sequence ATGAGTAAAATCAAGTTACTCAACATCACTACGCCTCAAGGCATGGCCGGCGAACTGTCCAGGGGCTCACAGTTTTCGTTTGCTTACGCCTCTGCGCAGGCTTCCCGCGAAGTGTCACTGGTGATTCCATATGACCCGACGCCAGTGGTCAGCAACGTATTGCATCCGATTTTTGATATGAATGTGCCGGAGGGCTTCCTGGCTGATCAGATTAAGCGTCGTATGGCCAAGCACATGCAAGTGGACGAAATGCGCTTGCTGTCGATCATCGGCGGCAACCAGATTGGTCGACTGAGTTACGAGAACCCCATTGAGGCTTCTGCGCCAGTGAAGGCGCAGGTCGGGTTACAGGAAATTCTGTCTGCGGATACCTCACAGGGCGTATTCGATTTCCTCGTCGAGACCTATTTCGAGTCAGGTATTTCCGGGGTGCAGCCGAAGGTGTTGGTGCCTGACCTGGATAAGCTGACAGGCCATCGTAAAACGATGCTCAGCTCCGACTTGATCGTGAAGTCCGGCGCTGATGAATATGCTCACTTGGCTCAGAATGAGTTTCTCTGTTTGGAAGCTGCTCGCCTCGCCGGCTTGGAAACGCCGCGTTTCTGGCTGTCTGAAAGGGGCGATCTCTTTGTCATGGAGCGCTTTGATCTGACTGAATCTGGCAGGTTGGGTTTTGAGGATATGGCGGTGTTGTTGGGGCTGAACAAAGACCCTCACGATAACTACAAATACTCCCAAAGCTACGAAACGCTTGCTGCGGTAATCAACGAAGTTTGCCGGCACGGCGATGTGCTGCGTGAGCTTGAACGTTTTTTCTCATACGTTTGCTTGTCGGTCATGGTGCGCAATGGCGATGCCCACCTGAAAAATTTCGGTGTGCTCTATACCCACCCTGGAGCCCCTGAAACCGTGCAGTTGGCCCCTGTATTCGACGTGACGACCACTACCGTGTACGAGAATTACAATCCCAAGTCTGGTCAGTCACTGGTCGACCGCACCTTGGCTATCAAGATGAACAAGGTGAAGGCCTATCCGGATCGTCAGCAACTGATCGAATTTGGCCGCAAGCACTGCGGTGTGGCAAACCCAGGGATGATTATTGAGCGAATCAGCGACGCCATGTCTGAGGCACTACGCGCTCATCAAGTACGAATTGACGTTGAACTGTTTACAACGATGCAGAAAGAATGGGACGCGGGCCGTACGATGGCGCTGCATGACTCTGTTGCGTCGGGTATGCGGCGAAAGCCAGTGGTAACACGTGCGCCTTAA